The Aneurinibacillus migulanus genome contains the following window.
AGGTAATTTGCGACAAAATGAGCATTATCGTTTATCTCCGGTCTCTGGCAAATTTCTAATACCTTTAACGCTACAAGGCAACCCAACTCCGATCCGCCAAATGTAGAGATATGAGCAAACCCATCCTCGGATAGCCACTGACCTGCCTTCTCACTTACCACTGTTGCCGCTATCGGATATATTCCGCCGCTCAGTCCTTTAGCGGTGACAAGAATATCAGGATTGATGCCATAATTTTCTATCGCCCACATTTTACCGGTTCTCAACAAGCCGGTTTGCACCTCATCTGCAATATAAAGAGTACCGTACTGTTCGCACAGGCTCTTAACTTGCTTCAAATATCCTTCCTCTGGCATCGGGAATCCGTATGTTGCTGGAATCGTTTCGATAATAACGCAGGCCGCATCCCCTTTTACAAGCGCTTGCTCCATCGCATGGATATCATTGAATGGAACATGCACGAACTCTTCAGGATGTCCTTCGCTTAAGAACGGCTTTGAATATCGCTCATTTCCTAAAGCGACCGCAAGTCCGGTATGGCCATGATATCCGTACCGAATGGAGATAATTTTCTTCCGTTGCGTTGCATGACGCGCACACTTTAGCGCAATATCGATTGCTTCTCCTCCTCCGCTCGCATAGATGGTATAGCGTAACCCGTCCGGTGTCACTTTAGAAAATTCCTCTGCAAGCTTCGCCCGGACAATCGAAGGAAAATGGTGATTGCCAATATCAAAATGTGCAAGTCCTTCTTCAAGCGTATGGATAATCTCTGGATTTCTATGTCCCAAATTGTACGTACCGCCGTTGAGATGCAGATCCATCAGCTTTTTGCCATCTATGTCGTACAAATAGTACCCTTCTCTTTTATCAATAACCAAATCGACGCCTTTCTCTCTCCAATCCTTTGTTTTTGCTGGATTCCACCATGTAACGGATCTTTCGTATACGGTATTCTTATTACGGTCATTTTCAAGTAACATACGAGCACTTCCTCCTCATTCTTTTTTCAAATGATATCCTTCATATGAACAGACATTTTCTCGGTTGGGGGCAATGACTAACCCGAAATCGATTCTTCGTCTGTGCGTTCATGTTGCCCAATTTCCCGTATAGGATTTGCGAATTGTTCCTCAGGCGCATCTGTATTGATACGGTGTCTTGCCCAAGCGTAGTAGTAAACAACAGCCACAACAAAAATAACCAGGCTAATCGCGAAAAATGTAATGTTGGTAAAAAAACTCGAAAATAGCGCGATAACCGCCAAAATAATTGAAACCACCGGTGTAAACGGGTACAAAGGGGTCTTATATGAACGTTCGAGGTTTGGTTCCCTTCTACGAAGCACAATGACCGATACATTCATAGCGATATATGATATTAAAGCGCCGAATGTAGAAATCAAAATCAGATTGTCCGCATCAAACAACGCAACCAGCATTAATCCGATAATTCCTGGAACAATAAGCGCCCAATATGGAGTACGCCGGGTCTCATGCAAATTGGACAGAAACTTTGGCAGATACCCTGCCCGAGACAAAGCGAATATTTGTCTGGAGTAGGCAAGTATCACTCCCGAAAAGCTTGAAATTAAACCGAAAAGCCCGATAGTAGCTAGCACCTGTGCCAGCCAGTAGCTTTTTCCAAAAGCCGTAGAAACGGCATCCGGAAGCGGATCGGAGGCTTTGCTCATCGTTTCCATACCGCCTAAACCAACCGCCACAGTTACGGTTAAAACAGATAAAATAAGCAAGGTGATCATTCCGGACATCAATCCTTTAGGCATATCTTTCTTAGCATCCCGACATTCCTCCGACAGCATCGGCAGCATTTCAATTGCAAGAAAAAGCCACATTGCGTACGGTAAGGCTGACCAGATACCAGATGCCCCATTAGGAATAAGGCGGCCATAATTTTCTCCAAATAAATTGGTAGCCTTAATTTCCGGTAAACCTACAAAATAAAGTAGAACTAGCAGGCTAAGGGCAATAAATACGATAATCATCTCAATCGTGGCGTACTCTTTAATTCCCATGATGTGAACGCCGATAAAAAATGCGTAGAGAACCACCGCAGCCAGTACAGGACTAATAGAAGGAAAAAGAAAGCTGACATAAGCTCCGATTCCAATGGCAATGACAGGTGCAGCAATAAAATATTCTAGTACGACACCAACACCTGTCAGAAATCCTGCGAGTGGCCCTAACGCACGCCGAGCGAATGCATACGGCCCGCCTGCATGAGGCATCATGGTTGATAATTCAGCAATTCCTAAACTCATGGTCATATACATGAGGGCCATTAGCCCGGTAGCAATTAACATCCCAACATAGCCTGAATGATTAATTCCAAAATTCCATCCGAAATAATTTCCTGAGATGACGATTCCTACACCAATGGCCCAGAGATGCAAAGGAGTCAGTGCCTTTTTGAGTTCTTTTCCTTCACTCATGAGATGCCCCCTTATAGATTGTGGTCGGTATGGTGGCGTTGTTACCGTATGCGGTACTTTCCCTTTACTACTCATGCTTGCAACGCTGTATCCATCCTGCTTGATATATCAACCTCCTTCCGCTGTTCATCATTCATCCGCCCCCCTCTCTATATACATCTGATTTGATACATCGAAAAATTCTTGTGGTGAGAGGGAAGAAAAGAAGGAAGGACGGTAGGCGGGAGCGGTCGGAAAAAGACATACTGGCCTTTCTTTTGCTGGAGCGCAGGGCGCATCCACCCTCTTCTCTTTTCCGAATTTCCTCCTTCCAACCACGCTACCCTGTCAAAATATCAAGTGTAATTTATATAGAAAGGCTTTCTTCAAAAGATAAATCATCTTTACTGTCTTTTTATTGTAAGAAACGGAACATTCTGATTTTTATACACGCTATACACAAACAAAGGATAAGGATAACTAACAAAAACAACGCGATTATTAATTTTCCGAATATTGTGTTAAAATCAAATATAGGCTGACTTCATTTGATTTTGGAAGGAGAGATTACTTTGGAAAACCTTATTACAAGAAATGCGTGCCATTACTTTCCTTTTCAACCCGAAATCCAATGCAATTCAGATTATTATATTGAACAAAAGCCTGTACGACATATTCTTAAACAACACGTTGCCTTGTTTTACCAATTCAAGGTAAAACAAGACGGAAAAAGTGCGGTTTCTATCATTCCTGACGGTTCTTTTGATATTTTGTTTTGCTGCAGTTCCAGATACCCTTCTGTGGTGCTATGGACCAATCCCCTTCATCGGCGCATACAGCCGAACTTTAAAAGCGAATGCGAATATTTTGGTGTACGTTTTTTACCTGAACAATCCGTTATCAGATTAACCTATCCGATGAAAGAACTTTTGGACAAACAAATTCCTTTGTATGATGTTATGTCGATAGATTCCTGTATTGCGGAAAAGATAGGAGAGATACGTTCTTTTGCCGAGAGAATCGAAGCGTTTGAAAAAACGCTGGAAAGAACAATGCTAGAACCAACATACAATCAGCGTATCGTTGATTATTCCATTAAAGAAATTTACATATCCAGGGGCGTGATTAATATCGAGCAATTAGCCAGTGACATCGGTTATACCGCCCGTAATTTGCGCAAAAAATTTGAGGAATATATTGGGTTTTCTCCAAAGCAATTCAGTCAAATTGTCAAGTTCCAAAACTCTTTAGGAATGATTCTTACAATTAATGATTTCCATCTACTGGACATTGTTCATAAGAACGGATACTACGATCAGTCACACCTTATTAAAGCATTTAAGAAATTCACGCATTTAAGCCCTACTCAGTTTAAAGAACAAATTTCCCAAAATCCGGTCAGCTTGTAAGGTTTCATTGCAAAAAAGACTGCCGAAATGCCTTCTGAATATGCTTAAACAATTCTCCTGCAATATTGACTGCACCCATACCCTGCACAACTGCCTCCATTGCAACTTACCTGGCATTTTCCTCAACCTGGCGAACTAATTTCTAAAGATTGCTTACCATGCCATTAAAGGATGTGGCCACCTCTCCAAGCGCATCTTTTGTATGCAATATAATCCGCAATTTGACAAATTACATACGTTACACTAAACTGTAAACAATACACTATAGTGTAACATATACATTAAACTGTACATGAAGGGTGATAAAATGAACATGTATACTGCTAAGCAGTTGACCACCCTGTTGCAGGAGGAAGGGGCAGACATCAATCTGCGTACTGTACGCTATTACACGCAAATTGGTATTCTTCCCCCGTTGGAGCTTGTCGGAAACAAACGCGTCTATACCGACAAGCATATCCACTATGTGCGCGCAATCCTTACACTTGCCCGCACGGGTGAATCTCTGGCCTCCATTCAGGAAAAACTGCAGGATTTACCGCTTGATGCTATCGAGAAAATTGGGGCACAACGTGCGCTATACCAACCTGGACACGTTTTGGAAAATGAAACTCACAAAATCGGGGAAGATGTATTTATTACTGTTAGTCCTCGAATTTCAGCTGAAGTAAAACAAAAAATGCTGGATTCCGTGTCCCGTATTCTAAAGGAGGGGGAACAATAGTCATGATGGAAATCCGATTAACCAAACCCTTCATCGAACGCGAAGAGGGAGTAACGCACCTTTGGATTCGTCCAAAGCCTTGTTACCGGGCCACCATCGCTTCCCTCCGTCTTTCCATCGAGCTTCCGAAAGGCGTTCACCGCCTACCGAACCTTACCGCTCATCCAGAAAAAGAGGATGCGATCGTCGTTGACGTCTCTTCGGATACATGGGATGTGGTCATCGAGTTGTATACGGAAACGCCGGTTTCTTTTAGCGTCGGAACGATCCAGCTAACGAGCTCATATCTTGACGCATATGGGCAAAATTATCGTTTTACTCATTCCATTACCTTGGCTTTTGCGGATGAGGAAGAGACAGAAGAATTTGTAGTAGATGAAGAAGCGGTAGCCCGTTTGAAACAATTACCCGCCTCGCCTTATCTCCAGCAAACGGAAGAGTATCCTATGGAAATGCGGCCTGTCATTCATCTTGTAAGTATGCAGACCTCTTCTCTGGAAAAGAAATACCGTATCGACGGCGGGAGGGTAGGAAGATGAGCTTGATTCCTTATGTTGTGGAACAAACCAATCGTGGTGAACGTTCCTATGATATTTATTCCAGACTACTGGCAGACCGCATCATTTTTCTGGCAGGTGAAATTACGGACGAACTGGCCAACAGTGTCATTGCCCAGCTTCTATTTTTGCAAGCAGAAGACGCGGAACGTGACATTCACCTCTATATCCATTCCCCCGGCGGTTCAATTTCAGCCGGAATGGGTATTTATGATACGATGCAGCATGTCACAGCCGATGTCAGCACCTTATGCATTGGTATGGCCGCTTCCATGGGAGCGTTCCTTTTGGCTGGTGGTGCAAAGGGCAAACGTCTGGCATTGCCTAACAGCGAAATTATGATTCATCAACCGCTTGGTGGTGCAAAGGGACAGGCGGTTGATATCGATATTAGTGCCAGACGCATTCTGCGAATACGGGCACATATGAACAGTATTTTATCCAAGCGTACAGGACAGCCGCTCAATAAAATCGAACGCGACACCGACCGCGATTATTTCCTTAACGCAACAGAAGCGAAGGAGTACGGTATAATTGACGCCGTTATCGCCTCGCAATGAATTCATAAATTACGGAGGCAACAGGAAATATGGATAAAAGAATACAAATGAATAGTAAGGAGAATGACAGATGGATAAATACACAAACAGTTACCTTAATTATAAGGTGACTGTTTGTGTGATTTAAGCATAATTGGACCATTACTTGTCCATCCTATACTGTGTATTACGCAATAATGAAAGGAGTTTCCTTATGACGACCACCGTTTCCCCTCCGAATCAGCAGATGCAAGTACCAATTCCAACTCCCCCGCGTGTCATTACAACAAAAGATCTGCTTTATCTCAAAGATGCGTTATCCTGGGAATTAACAGCGTTTAAGAAGTTTCATTTTTTCGCCCAGCAAGCGACCAATCCGCAAATAAAGCAAGCGCTTGATAAAGCGGGACAAATGCATCAGCGCCATTATCAAAAACTGCTTACTCACCTGCAAGTGGACAACTATACTGCAATGGCAAATCTGCCTGGTCCGCAACAGGCACAGCAGTTGTCACAATAAGGGAGATAGAATCAATGCAAATGCAAAACAATAATCAAATTGCCAATCCACAATCAGGACAATTGCCGAAAGTAAAAGGTCCAGAGATGAACGATCGTGACTTTCTAAACGATGGTCTTAGTACGTGCAAATACTTAACCGATAGCCTAAATATCGCTATCCGTGAAGCTAGCCACGAGCAGCTTCATTCCGACCTGCTTCAAATTTTAACGGAAACGCACCAGAGCGCGCGTGAGCTTTATAATTTGATGTTTCAGAACGGTTGGTACAAGCTTGAGGCCGAGGAACAACAAAAACTCCAACAGGCACTACAACAATTTAACGGTTATTCCTCACAATTTCCTTATTAGAAAGTATTGCAACCTTACAGACGATACAACAGCGGCTTCAATAAATACGACAAATTAAGCGCAAGCATAGGATAGTCTGCAGAACCCCTGTAATATAGCAGGGGCTTTCTTGTTATTTTAACTTCTACTATTTGATACCTTAAGAATAAAAATAAGTGTTATTATATTGCATTAAATACAATCCCTATATGGCGTGTTACCTCTACAACAACATTCTCATGAGTAAAGGCTTTCGTTAAGAATACAACAGAGAAAACAATGGCGAAAAAAGGGGATATATGTGCCAATATACTTGCATCCGCCAGCGGTGTCTTAGAAATCGTATAAAAGTAGGCAAGCAAGTAAAGAGCGCCAAAAACACCACGCACTGTAAGCATAGAGATTCCTTCCGTAGAAAAAATAGTCCTGGCACCTACAACTAATCTTGAAAAATTAGCATTATTTATACATATTCATGAACTATAAATAGACGAAAAAAACGCAGGAAACCGTCTATAACTGGTTACCTGCGCTTTCTTTGTTTAAAAATGACTACACTTACCTTTTCAAATTTGTTCCTAACGTTCCCCATGTAAACGTAAAATCCATTCTTTCATATCGACGAGACGTGGATGCTTAGGAGCGCTATCGGTTCCGCAAATAATCATTGGAACAAGCGAATCTTCTTTATGCAACGCACCATGTGCCGCCCCACCTCGATGGTTGGGTGAGCTTTCGCCAACGAATTCACATTCCGGTCTAGCCGTTAGAACAAGATAACGACCGGCATGAGAATACAGCGCGCCATACAGACGAGCAAGCACATCAGGGTAGTCGCCATACTCAATTTCTTCTCCGGTTTTTCGTATATCCAAAAGCGATACATCCCCATCTAGCATCCATGCTTGTCCATAACGATCCTTATGAGGACCATTCGGCTGAAAGGCGAGCGTACTTTCTTTTCCTCCTCCTCTTACCTGGATTCTATCTTCTTCCCGCCAGGCGATAACATCGATGCGCTCTTCCTCCTGAAAAAGCGCGGCAAGTTCAGAAAGCTGAATATTGTCCTGAAGAGCATACACGTACGTCATTCTCTCATTTACACATAAAAAAAGCTGATCGGTTTCCTGCGCACGTTTACCCAGCTTTGTAATCTTGTACTTGTCCAGCATCGGCAACAGATAAATCAGCGCCTGTCTGCGGCTTGCCCCGACCGGGGCTTGACCGCTGTCCCCCATCACTATCCAGATCGCCTCGTCAAGCGCTTTCTCCCAAGTGGAATATGCCCCTAGCACTTCCTGCAGCTGTCTATCCACTTTTTCAAGGCCTTGAATCTCCATCGGTCCCTTCTTATGGACGCTATGATCATTGTCAGGGAGATAGGCAATCGTAAAAAACGGGAGCTTCTGCCGCCGAATTAAGTATGCAAGCTCCCTAGCGACGAATTTATCGTTGAATCCCCCCTTCTTCCATAAGTACCTATGGCGATTTTCCGCATCCAACCGCGCCAATGCTCCGAATGAAAATAAAAGGGGGCCGTGCGTCCGCAACTCGCGCGGAAGAAGTTTAAGCCAGAGGGCGATTTTCGGAATGTTGAATTGTTGTAGAAAGCTGCCGCGATACACAAGACCGTTAATCGATGCGGACGGCATATTATGTAAAGCTAGCTCTTCATGAATCGTTTTGACTTCCTGACTGAGATGTTCATTGTTCAACCGATACAGGCTATCCTGCAATACCTCTTTAATACCGGTCTTCAGCATCTCAAGTATTCCGTTTCCATAGTTTACGAGGCGCCTTTCCTCCTGCCTGTACCACAGAAGTCCGGGTACTCGGTGGCTGTCAGGATACGTACCGGTTAAAAGAGTGCTGTCAATTGTAACAGACATTGTAGGAAATGAGCTCACAACATCCGGTATATAGCGGCCATGCTCCATAAGAAAATGCAAAGCAGGAACGCGCTTCTGCCGAATGGCTTCCTGCAGCGGATGATGCATAAGAGAGTCAACCATAAGAAGAATGACCGGGCGAGTACGTTGTTCCATATGTATATAACCATCCTTTTCAGCGTAGAAACACCCTTTTAATGTAGCAAAAAGTACAATTTCGCTTACGTATATAAACGATCAGATATACAGTATTCCCCTTCTACTACCAGATTATGATTATCAAGCCCCAAGCCTTCATAACTAGGTAGGTGCATCGCTCAAAATACACTTAGCTCCCATTCCTCCGATATATGCTGCAACAGCTTGACGCCTGCTGCACTATTCCCCGCTTCGTCAATCGCGGGACTATAGACGCCAATGCCGCAGCCGTTATGAAACGGAGTGGCTTTGTGTCGGCGCGGCGGTACAGCAGTCATGATACCACCAGACACACCGCTTTTTGACGGCGCACCTACAAAAGCGGCAAACTTACCTGATGCATTATACATTCCACATGTCAGCATGACCGCCTTGGTCAGACGTGCAAGCTCAACAGGCAATAACCGTTTATACGTAAGCGGATGAAAACCATCACAGGCTAGTACAAGGCCGATTTTCGCTAAGTCTTCTACCGTGACCTCTATCGCGCACTGCCTTAAATAAATATCAATCGCATCCTCAACTTCACATTCAAGATTGCCTCCCGCTCTGAGAAAATGGGCAAGCGCAAAATTATAATGAGCCGTCTCTTTTTCCGAAACAAATACATTCTCATCAACAATCGGACGCCGCCCCAGCAGCATCTCCAATGTGTCTAGCAAAGCAGCGAATTTTCCTTCTTTCGTGCTTCCGGGAAGAAGAGACGCAACTGTAATGGCACCTGCGTTAATCATCGGATTAAAAGGCCGAGCCGGCTTCTTCAATTCCAATCGCATAATCGAATTATACGGGTCACCCGTCGGCTCCACATCGACACGCTCTAGCGCATACGAGATCCCCCGCGCCATGCATACCGTCATGAAACTGATAACTTTTGAGATGCTCTGCATAGTAAATACGATGTCCGCCTCGCCCCCTTTAATTACTTCTCCATCGTATCCGATAATACAGACGCCAAGCGTATCCGGGTCCGCATATCGCAGCGCCGGAATGTACTCTGCACACCTTCCCTTTACCGTATATTTCTTATGTTGTTCTACCCAGTACTGGAGACGATTTGCACATTCTCCGCACGTCTCAAATTCTTCTTGTGTATCCTTATCCATCCGGCCATCTCCTTTCCGTTCTACAGAATCTGTACGCCTAGTATGCCCAAAAAGAAAAACAGCCGCTCCTATCCGGTAACGGCTGCCTATATTTATGTCTTCTCTTTACCCTCCTAGCATATGGCGGGCGTACGTATAGAATAATGCTGCCGCCTCCTGGCGAAGCAAAGGTTTTTTTGCCTTATAATCAACCATACCCTTCTCAGAGGAAGTAACCTCAGGTCCATATAGCTTGTTAGCTGCTGCATATTTTACGGCTTGAATGGCCCACGGATCAACT
Protein-coding sequences here:
- a CDS encoding class-III pyridoxal-phosphate-dependent aminotransferase → MLLENDRNKNTVYERSVTWWNPAKTKDWREKGVDLVIDKREGYYLYDIDGKKLMDLHLNGGTYNLGHRNPEIIHTLEEGLAHFDIGNHHFPSIVRAKLAEEFSKVTPDGLRYTIYASGGGEAIDIALKCARHATQRKKIISIRYGYHGHTGLAVALGNERYSKPFLSEGHPEEFVHVPFNDIHAMEQALVKGDAACVIIETIPATYGFPMPEEGYLKQVKSLCEQYGTLYIADEVQTGLLRTGKMWAIENYGINPDILVTAKGLSGGIYPIAATVVSEKAGQWLSEDGFAHISTFGGSELGCLVALKVLEICQRPEINDNAHFVANYLREGLETIQHQYPDFFVGIRQLGLVMGLVFNHPEGARYVMSSLYENGVWAIYSMLDPRVLQFKPGLLCDKSFCDELLTRMESGIQQARSSIKAIKSFI
- the eat gene encoding ethanolamine permease; translated protein: MSEGKELKKALTPLHLWAIGVGIVISGNYFGWNFGINHSGYVGMLIATGLMALMYMTMSLGIAELSTMMPHAGGPYAFARRALGPLAGFLTGVGVVLEYFIAAPVIAIGIGAYVSFLFPSISPVLAAVVLYAFFIGVHIMGIKEYATIEMIIVFIALSLLVLLYFVGLPEIKATNLFGENYGRLIPNGASGIWSALPYAMWLFLAIEMLPMLSEECRDAKKDMPKGLMSGMITLLILSVLTVTVAVGLGGMETMSKASDPLPDAVSTAFGKSYWLAQVLATIGLFGLISSFSGVILAYSRQIFALSRAGYLPKFLSNLHETRRTPYWALIVPGIIGLMLVALFDADNLILISTFGALISYIAMNVSVIVLRRREPNLERSYKTPLYPFTPVVSIILAVIALFSSFFTNITFFAISLVIFVVAVVYYYAWARHRINTDAPEEQFANPIREIGQHERTDEESISG
- a CDS encoding helix-turn-helix domain-containing protein, yielding MENLITRNACHYFPFQPEIQCNSDYYIEQKPVRHILKQHVALFYQFKVKQDGKSAVSIIPDGSFDILFCCSSRYPSVVLWTNPLHRRIQPNFKSECEYFGVRFLPEQSVIRLTYPMKELLDKQIPLYDVMSIDSCIAEKIGEIRSFAERIEAFEKTLERTMLEPTYNQRIVDYSIKEIYISRGVINIEQLASDIGYTARNLRKKFEEYIGFSPKQFSQIVKFQNSLGMILTINDFHLLDIVHKNGYYDQSHLIKAFKKFTHLSPTQFKEQISQNPVSL
- a CDS encoding MerR family transcriptional regulator — translated: MYTAKQLTTLLQEEGADINLRTVRYYTQIGILPPLELVGNKRVYTDKHIHYVRAILTLARTGESLASIQEKLQDLPLDAIEKIGAQRALYQPGHVLENETHKIGEDVFITVSPRISAEVKQKMLDSVSRILKEGEQ
- the clpP gene encoding ATP-dependent Clp endopeptidase proteolytic subunit ClpP, with product MSLIPYVVEQTNRGERSYDIYSRLLADRIIFLAGEITDELANSVIAQLLFLQAEDAERDIHLYIHSPGGSISAGMGIYDTMQHVTADVSTLCIGMAASMGAFLLAGGAKGKRLALPNSEIMIHQPLGGAKGQAVDIDISARRILRIRAHMNSILSKRTGQPLNKIERDTDRDYFLNATEAKEYGIIDAVIASQ
- a CDS encoding ferritin-like domain-containing protein; the protein is MTTTVSPPNQQMQVPIPTPPRVITTKDLLYLKDALSWELTAFKKFHFFAQQATNPQIKQALDKAGQMHQRHYQKLLTHLQVDNYTAMANLPGPQQAQQLSQ
- a CDS encoding spore coat protein, which encodes MQNNNQIANPQSGQLPKVKGPEMNDRDFLNDGLSTCKYLTDSLNIAIREASHEQLHSDLLQILTETHQSARELYNLMFQNGWYKLEAEEQQKLQQALQQFNGYSSQFPY
- a CDS encoding EamA family transporter, with product MCINNANFSRLVVGARTIFSTEGISMLTVRGVFGALYLLAYFYTISKTPLADASILAHISPFFAIVFSVVFLTKAFTHENVVVEVTRHIGIVFNAI
- a CDS encoding alkaline phosphatase family protein, with amino-acid sequence MEQRTRPVILLMVDSLMHHPLQEAIRQKRVPALHFLMEHGRYIPDVVSSFPTMSVTIDSTLLTGTYPDSHRVPGLLWYRQEERRLVNYGNGILEMLKTGIKEVLQDSLYRLNNEHLSQEVKTIHEELALHNMPSASINGLVYRGSFLQQFNIPKIALWLKLLPRELRTHGPLLFSFGALARLDAENRHRYLWKKGGFNDKFVARELAYLIRRQKLPFFTIAYLPDNDHSVHKKGPMEIQGLEKVDRQLQEVLGAYSTWEKALDEAIWIVMGDSGQAPVGASRRQALIYLLPMLDKYKITKLGKRAQETDQLFLCVNERMTYVYALQDNIQLSELAALFQEEERIDVIAWREEDRIQVRGGGKESTLAFQPNGPHKDRYGQAWMLDGDVSLLDIRKTGEEIEYGDYPDVLARLYGALYSHAGRYLVLTARPECEFVGESSPNHRGGAAHGALHKEDSLVPMIICGTDSAPKHPRLVDMKEWILRLHGER
- a CDS encoding glutaminase: MDKDTQEEFETCGECANRLQYWVEQHKKYTVKGRCAEYIPALRYADPDTLGVCIIGYDGEVIKGGEADIVFTMQSISKVISFMTVCMARGISYALERVDVEPTGDPYNSIMRLELKKPARPFNPMINAGAITVASLLPGSTKEGKFAALLDTLEMLLGRRPIVDENVFVSEKETAHYNFALAHFLRAGGNLECEVEDAIDIYLRQCAIEVTVEDLAKIGLVLACDGFHPLTYKRLLPVELARLTKAVMLTCGMYNASGKFAAFVGAPSKSGVSGGIMTAVPPRRHKATPFHNGCGIGVYSPAIDEAGNSAAGVKLLQHISEEWELSVF